Proteins encoded within one genomic window of Oncorhynchus keta strain PuntledgeMale-10-30-2019 chromosome 12, Oket_V2, whole genome shotgun sequence:
- the LOC118391103 gene encoding protein phosphatase 1E-like isoform X2, with amino-acid sequence MRRKMEDKHIVIPDFNTLFNIQDQEEQAFFAVFDGHGGVDAAIYAANHLHVNMVHQECFSQDPGEALCRAFRVTDERFIRKAKMENLRCGTTGVVTFLRGRTLYVAWLGDSQVMLVKKGQAVELMKPHKPDREDEKQRIEALGGCVIWFGTWRVNGSLSVSRAIGDNEHKPYISGVADQHIVPLDGTEDYLILACDGFYDTVSPEEAVRVVSDHLTENSGDSTMVAHKLVASARDAGSSDNISVIVVFLRDLRAPPPGEEDEEGEEGKDEEVAEVEEEGQGEMGCQDGSTTDVGGKGHCFLQQCSAPADLGYEDRTDSLTDRTSLGLLGPMLGEDGRIRLPPACSHPTPSLALTQNLMPTEGHGAAWLPCLEEGLQGSRHKSQPKPCVPACQEPSSDGQWPLAASLFGHAGRRTRRMECVSPRWGWVSRRWGRAPRELPGLLHSTCSVPYPQRCPERRPGVALPHLPHGSRI; translated from the exons gacCAGGAGGAGCAGGCCTTCTTCGCCGTGTTCGATGGCCATGGGGGCGTGGACGCCGCCATCTACGCCGCCAACCACCTTCACGTCAATATGGTGCACCAGGAGTGCTTCAGCCAAGATCCGGGGGAGGCCCTGTGTCGCGCCTTCAGAGTCACCGATGAACGCTTCATCCGTAAAGCTAAGATGGAG AACCTGCGCTGCGGCACCACGGGGGTGGTGACCTTTCTAAGGGGACGGACCCTGTATGTGGCCTGGCTAGGGGACTCTCAGGTCATGCTGGTCAAGAAAGGCCAGGCCGTGGAACTGATGAAACCTCACAAGCCTGACCGAGAG GATGAGAAGCAGCGTATTGAGGCTCTGGGAGGCTGTGTCATCTGGTTCGGCACGTGGAGGGTTAATGGCAGCCTGTCCGTATCCAGAGCCATAG GTGACAATGAGCACAAGCCCTACATCTCTGGCGTTGCTGACCAACACATCGTCCCATTGGATGGCACGGAGGACTACCTGATCCTGGCCTGCGACGGCTTCTACGACACAGTCAGCCCCGAAGAGGCGGTGCGTGTGGTCAGCGACCACCTGACGGAGAACAGCGGCGACAGCACCATGGTGGCCCACAAGCTGGTGGCCTCGGCCCGTGACGCCGGCTCTAGCGACAACATCTCAGTCATTGTGGTCTTCCTCAGAGACCTCCGCGCGCCCCCGccaggagaggaggatgaagagggggaggagggaaaggatgAGGAAGTGGCGGAGGTGGAGGAAGAAGGTCAAGGGGAGATGGGCTGCCAGGACGGGAGCACCACGGACGTTGGGGGGAAGGGTCATTGTTTCCTGCAGCAGTGCTCGGCTCCAGCCGACCTGGGCTATGAAGACCGCACAGACTCGTTGACAGACAGAACCAGCCTAGGCCTGCTGGGGCCCATGCTGGGAGAGGATGGTCGAATCAGGCTCCCCCCTGCCTGCTCACACCCTACCCCCTCCTTAGCCCTCACCCAGAATCTCATGCCTACCGAGGGCCATGGGGCGGCCTGGTTGCCCTGCCTAGAGGAGGGGCTCCAGGGCTCCAGGCACAAGTCCCAGCCTAAACCCTGTGTCCCCGCCTGCCAGGAACCCAGCTCAGACGGACAATGGCCCCTGGCGGCCTCCCTGTTTGGCCACGCGGGGAGGCGCACCCGGAGGATGGAGTGCGTGAGCCCCAGGTGGGGGTGGGTGTCCCGGCGTTGGGGCCGTGCCCCCAGGGAGCTCCCTGGCCTGCTGCACTCCACCTGTAGTGTGCCCTACCCCCAGCGCTGCCCCGAGAGGAGGCCCGGGGTGGCCCTTCCCCACCTGCCCCACGGCAGCAGAATCTGA